Proteins encoded by one window of bacterium:
- a CDS encoding TfoX/Sxy family DNA transformation protein has product MSDKRQLKDLRSVGPAMLEDFQKLGITSVAQLKSKNAQKLYDQLCKIAGQRMDPCVLDVFSCAIAQAKDPQLPAEQTDWWFWSKIRKQRKH; this is encoded by the coding sequence ATGTCGGACAAACGCCAACTCAAAGACCTTCGCTCGGTCGGCCCCGCGATGCTCGAGGATTTTCAGAAACTCGGGATAACATCGGTTGCACAGCTAAAGTCGAAAAACGCGCAAAAGTTGTATGACCAACTCTGTAAGATTGCGGGTCAGCGGATGGACCCTTGTGTCCTCGATGTTTTCTCCTGCGCTATCGCCCAGGCCAAAGACCCACAGCTTCCCGCCGAACAGACCGACTGGTGGTTCTGGTCGAAGATCCGCAAACAGCGGAAGCACTAG
- a CDS encoding YggS family pyridoxal phosphate-dependent enzyme produces the protein MKHTIADNLRELRGQIAEACEEFDRDADEITIVAVTKTFPSDIIKKSVAVGLYDIGESKIQEAETKITEVGHIARYHLIGHLQSNKIKKAVQLFDVIQSVDSFELAKEISRRAGELDRVMECYIEVNSSGEPQKYGIAPDRTIDLVKQVIELPHIKLSGLMTVGPLTDDPDTVRDAFRMVHELFHQAQESAGEQFDVLSMGMSGDFPLAIAEGSTMIRIGSGIFGPRGTKGNTLSDSE, from the coding sequence ATGAAACACACCATTGCCGACAACCTCCGCGAACTGCGCGGACAAATTGCCGAGGCATGTGAAGAATTCGACCGCGACGCTGACGAGATTACCATCGTCGCCGTGACCAAAACCTTCCCCTCCGACATCATCAAAAAATCCGTCGCTGTCGGTCTCTATGATATCGGCGAATCCAAGATCCAGGAAGCTGAGACCAAGATCACCGAGGTTGGACATATCGCCCGCTATCACCTGATCGGCCACCTCCAATCCAACAAGATCAAAAAGGCCGTCCAGCTTTTCGATGTGATCCAGTCGGTTGATTCTTTCGAACTGGCTAAAGAGATCAGTCGACGGGCTGGCGAGCTGGATCGCGTGATGGAATGCTATATAGAGGTCAACAGCTCTGGTGAACCGCAAAAGTACGGCATCGCGCCGGACCGGACCATTGACCTGGTCAAACAAGTTATCGAATTGCCCCACATTAAGTTATCCGGACTTATGACGGTCGGGCCGCTCACCGATGACCCCGATACGGTCCGCGACGCCTTCCGCATGGTCCACGAGCTCTTTCATCAGGCGCAGGAATCGGCGGGTGAACAGTTTGATGTTTTGTCGATGGGCATGTCCGGTGACTTCCCTCTGGCTATCGCAGAGGGGTCCACGATGATCCGAATCGGCAGCGGGATTTTCGGTCCTCGCGGGACCAAAGGTAATACGCTGTCCGACAGCGAGTAA
- a CDS encoding thrombospondin type 3 repeat-containing protein — MGHNLGTYHTHDISQYSPVIDNCGNGTPSIGTIMSYCHTHPGYQLNIDLRMHRRVYMLVRSIIDGADCHPFDCNGNNVDDSVDIALGSSIDSNSDGIPDECQDCNANLVLDPQDIVLGAADIDLNGVPDMCEPDCNGNSYPDRAETVNGVSVDADGDFQPDVCNADCNNNAVMDFNEINANLTLDINRNRILDGCEDCDNNAVVDWEDLQYQGFLYAGDLNLPLNTDVGEFHSVSGVVNRTSGTSMGSVFDVKINPQSRLVTYTPLNSGEVWTFDPMTGNSAVLVAQGTLNSPAGIVFREISGTLYLLVCDMLSNRIVRFDATTGSFVNVFIPPGGSSLNLPIAMTYGPDGNLYVANSGSNTVHRFNGTTGASMGTFVTASSGTLSAPHGLVFNPANGHLLVTSYGNDKILEYDGTTGAFIRTFNEPTPVPDAPWGITVGPNGNLFVAAGGATKRIYEYQPLSGKYYRAFVRGSANMQDPTGIDFMPASALDLNQNLIPDVCEGGDMDGDGVADYADNCPAIANPSQTDSDGDGDGDACDNCQFVANPDQRDVDSDGLGDECDGCPANANPTQADSDADGRQDACDNCPSMANVSQADTDADLIGDACDPCPLDYYNDIDGDGICANVDNCPNVFNPLQEDSDLDGKGDPCDFEDAFVDTVATSLTKLAVKNNGNFGNSGSQGLGGANMDYSQSTDCNPSATTYLYEGSSVVGFVSGADTIVAMMMFNNASVINVSTGNPMLSTTTTADYDKFGSGTFVTQDSSIGIEKYYWAPKAADSSQFIIQAIKIYSFDGGTHSGLTIGEVIDWDIPSDISGNGSGVNGALNLVYQIGVESTNEPGECQNNDLRYAGMAWLGYYSNDTCALVTSETARNGYALDNSTWVYPNNGFVPEQLYTKMQTSGFTAWGGASTDLHSALTFHNNRTVGAGDTIVYYTALISLRQGSAIAMQTEVAKAHVWLQDHVRPSCAGNCCIGTRGNVNKSVSENPDLSDLSLLISYLTVTPKPSLPCIDEANVNGSVAQNPDLSDLSLLISYLTVTPKPTLPNCP; from the coding sequence ATGGGGCACAATCTCGGGACGTACCATACGCATGATATCAGTCAGTATTCACCGGTGATCGACAACTGCGGCAATGGGACGCCGTCGATCGGGACGATCATGAGTTATTGTCATACGCATCCCGGGTACCAGTTGAATATCGACCTGCGGATGCACCGTCGGGTCTACATGTTGGTGCGGAGCATCATCGATGGGGCCGACTGCCATCCCTTCGACTGTAACGGCAACAATGTCGATGACTCCGTCGATATCGCGCTGGGATCGAGTATCGACAGCAATAGCGACGGTATCCCGGATGAATGTCAGGACTGCAACGCCAACCTGGTACTCGACCCACAGGATATCGTTCTGGGGGCAGCGGATATCGATCTGAATGGCGTGCCGGATATGTGCGAGCCGGATTGCAACGGGAACAGTTATCCCGATCGCGCCGAGACGGTGAATGGGGTCTCGGTCGATGCCGACGGGGATTTCCAGCCGGATGTCTGCAATGCGGACTGCAACAACAACGCCGTGATGGACTTCAATGAGATCAATGCCAACCTGACGCTGGATATCAATCGGAACCGGATATTGGATGGTTGCGAAGACTGCGACAATAATGCGGTGGTCGATTGGGAGGATTTGCAGTACCAGGGCTTTTTGTACGCGGGAGATTTGAATCTTCCGCTGAATACGGATGTCGGGGAGTTCCATAGTGTCAGCGGAGTAGTGAACCGGACTTCCGGGACAAGCATGGGGAGTGTTTTCGATGTAAAGATCAATCCGCAGAGCCGTTTGGTAACTTACACGCCGTTGAATTCAGGAGAGGTCTGGACATTCGATCCGATGACCGGCAACAGTGCGGTATTGGTGGCTCAAGGGACACTCAATTCACCCGCCGGAATAGTGTTCCGGGAGATCAGCGGGACATTGTATCTGCTGGTTTGCGATATGCTGAGCAATCGGATCGTGCGGTTTGATGCGACCACCGGGTCATTTGTCAATGTTTTCATACCGCCAGGCGGCAGTTCACTAAATCTGCCGATCGCGATGACGTACGGGCCGGACGGAAATCTGTATGTGGCAAACTCCGGCAGCAACACGGTCCACCGCTTCAATGGAACGACTGGTGCATCGATGGGGACATTTGTCACGGCAAGTTCGGGGACGCTCAGTGCGCCACATGGGCTGGTCTTTAATCCGGCCAATGGGCATTTGCTGGTGACCAGTTACGGAAATGACAAGATACTGGAGTATGACGGAACCACCGGCGCATTCATCCGAACCTTCAATGAACCTACGCCGGTACCGGATGCTCCGTGGGGGATCACAGTCGGGCCGAACGGGAATCTGTTTGTGGCGGCGGGTGGGGCAACCAAGCGGATCTATGAATATCAGCCGTTGTCCGGCAAGTATTACCGGGCGTTCGTGCGCGGCTCGGCCAATATGCAGGATCCGACTGGCATCGATTTCATGCCGGCATCCGCATTGGATCTCAATCAGAATCTGATTCCCGATGTCTGTGAGGGTGGGGATATGGATGGGGACGGGGTGGCGGATTATGCGGATAACTGTCCGGCGATCGCCAACCCATCGCAGACCGACAGTGATGGCGATGGTGACGGTGATGCGTGCGACAACTGCCAATTTGTGGCAAATCCGGATCAGCGGGATGTTGACAGCGATGGACTTGGCGATGAATGCGATGGATGTCCGGCGAATGCAAATCCGACACAAGCAGATAGTGACGCGGACGGCCGACAGGATGCGTGCGATAATTGCCCGAGCATGGCCAATGTTTCGCAAGCGGACACCGATGCCGACTTGATCGGCGATGCCTGCGACCCTTGCCCGCTCGATTATTACAATGATATCGACGGCGACGGGATCTGTGCGAATGTCGACAATTGCCCAAATGTATTCAATCCGTTGCAGGAGGATAGCGATCTCGACGGTAAAGGAGATCCGTGTGATTTCGAAGATGCGTTTGTCGACACGGTCGCAACCTCGCTGACCAAACTGGCAGTGAAAAACAACGGCAATTTCGGCAACAGCGGCTCACAGGGACTTGGCGGTGCCAACATGGATTACTCGCAGTCGACCGACTGCAATCCATCCGCGACAACCTATCTCTACGAGGGGTCATCGGTGGTGGGATTTGTGTCAGGAGCGGATACGATCGTCGCAATGATGATGTTCAATAATGCATCGGTCATCAATGTCTCGACCGGCAATCCGATGCTTTCGACGACGACCACTGCCGATTATGATAAATTCGGGTCGGGGACTTTTGTGACGCAGGATTCATCGATCGGGATCGAGAAGTACTATTGGGCGCCGAAGGCGGCGGATTCGAGCCAGTTTATCATACAGGCGATCAAGATCTATTCGTTTGACGGAGGGACGCACAGCGGGCTGACGATCGGCGAAGTGATCGACTGGGATATACCCTCGGATATCAGTGGCAATGGCTCCGGAGTGAATGGAGCGCTGAATCTGGTCTACCAGATCGGCGTGGAATCAACCAATGAACCGGGCGAATGCCAGAATAATGATCTTCGCTATGCAGGCATGGCTTGGCTTGGATATTACAGTAACGACACCTGCGCGCTGGTGACGAGTGAGACGGCCCGTAATGGGTATGCGCTGGATAATTCTACCTGGGTCTATCCAAACAACGGATTTGTGCCGGAGCAGCTGTACACAAAAATGCAGACGAGCGGATTCACCGCCTGGGGCGGAGCCTCGACCGATCTGCATTCGGCGCTGACTTTCCACAATAATCGGACAGTCGGGGCGGGTGACACGATCGTCTATTACACGGCGCTGATCTCACTGCGGCAAGGGTCAGCGATCGCGATGCAGACCGAGGTGGCGAAAGCGCATGTCTGGTTGCAGGATCATGTCAGACCATCCTGTGCAGGGAACTGTTGTATTGGAACGCGAGGGAACGTGAACAAGAGCGTTTCAGAAAACCCTGACCTCTCCGATCTGTCGTTGCTTATCTCATATTTGACCGTGACTCCCAAGCCGTCACTGCCATGTATAGATGAGGCAAACGTCAACGGGTCGGTGGCGCAGAATCCGGACCTTTCGGACCTGTCACTGTTGATCTCATATCTCACGGTGACGCCGAAGCCGACATTGCCGAACTGCCCATAA
- a CDS encoding DivIVA domain-containing protein: protein MELTPNDIRNFEFPGKVRGYDKDAVDNFREQVALTLEHVKQDNLKLSMEIESLKTQLTGLKQFEDAIKNAAIDARRNADSTMAGAKKEAEEIIAKAQAEADKQTSHLDEQKTALQAQVAKLELLKKTYLSKLQGLIQSHLEWVQEMTKSELPAQEIDQISVMPMQPPKQTAVSERLHVESRSEITTKSRETIATQPPKERAPRTEDANAASRVVTVDQISSEADAPKSDAPIDPELAAALSNYQHAADAEGKPTQPKRNKETTRIDIPSEYQGKASQPDFHVSTDKVARGNYEHATVNIDEPVDEPAEPVVAATPAVAPDPNSLANVLDNVVHKFEEEMDKAARS, encoded by the coding sequence ATGGAGTTAACACCCAACGACATCCGGAATTTCGAGTTCCCCGGCAAAGTCCGCGGCTATGACAAAGACGCCGTTGACAACTTCCGCGAACAGGTCGCCCTCACTCTCGAACATGTCAAACAGGACAACCTGAAACTGTCGATGGAAATTGAATCGCTCAAAACCCAATTGACCGGTTTGAAGCAATTCGAAGATGCCATTAAAAATGCTGCCATCGATGCCCGCCGTAATGCCGACTCAACCATGGCCGGAGCCAAAAAGGAAGCTGAAGAGATCATCGCCAAAGCGCAGGCCGAGGCCGACAAACAGACTTCCCATCTCGATGAACAGAAAACCGCTCTCCAGGCCCAGGTTGCCAAACTCGAACTGCTCAAGAAAACTTACCTCTCTAAATTACAGGGCCTGATCCAGTCGCATCTCGAGTGGGTCCAGGAAATGACCAAGTCGGAGCTTCCGGCTCAGGAGATCGACCAGATCTCCGTTATGCCGATGCAGCCGCCAAAACAGACTGCCGTCTCTGAGCGTCTGCATGTTGAGTCCCGCTCCGAGATCACCACGAAATCACGCGAAACGATCGCCACTCAGCCGCCTAAAGAACGCGCTCCCCGGACCGAAGATGCCAACGCCGCCAGCCGAGTGGTCACTGTTGACCAGATCTCTTCTGAGGCCGACGCACCTAAATCGGATGCGCCGATCGATCCTGAATTGGCCGCCGCGTTAAGCAACTATCAGCACGCTGCTGATGCCGAGGGAAAACCGACCCAGCCAAAACGGAATAAAGAAACGACCCGGATCGATATCCCGTCCGAATATCAGGGAAAAGCATCCCAGCCCGATTTCCATGTTTCGACCGACAAAGTCGCTCGCGGCAATTACGAGCATGCAACAGTTAATATCGATGAACCGGTGGATGAACCGGCCGAACCTGTTGTTGCAGCAACCCCCGCGGTTGCGCCCGATCCAAACTCACTCGCCAACGTGCTCGACAATGTCGTGCACAAATTCGAGGAAGAGATGGACAAGGCCGCCCGCAGCTAA